Below is a window of Herpetosiphon gulosus DNA.
ACTTTGGTGCCACATTGGCGAACGATGATTGAACCAGGCTGCACCAACTCACCACCAAAGCGTTTGATTCCACGCATTTGCGGCTTGCTGTCGCGCCCGTTTCGCGAGCTACCTACACCTTTTTTATGTGCCATTTGCAGGCTCCTTTCAGACGCGGGCCAACCGCGCGGTCATATTACTTGCTTGGAACTACAATATCGTTGATGGTGATTTCAGTGTATTTTTGGCGATGGCCGGTACGGCGGCGATAGCGTGCCTTTGCTTTGTAGCGGAACACGATAATCTTTTCGCCCTTCACAACTTCGCCAACGGTTGCTTTCACAACTGCGCCACTGATCAATGGGGAGCCGACAAGGGTGTCGCTACCACCAACCATCAAGACTTCATTAAATTCGATAGTGCTTCCATCTTCAGCGTCGGTCAAGGCAATTTGCAATGTTTGGCCTGGCTCAACGCGATACTGTTGGCCACGGTCTCGAATAATGGCGTACACGATGCCGCTCCTTCTGGCGGTTTGGTCCGCCGCCGATAAAAAAGAGAGGGGCATCTGCCCGCCCTCTTATAACATTTTTTCTTTACAACACGGCATCGGATTATATCAGAGAGCCTTGATGCTGTCAACCACGCCGATTTGAATTTTTAGGCCTCGCGCATGGCTTAAATCAAGCAAAATACTTCAACAATTTCCATACTTTCCAGCAGCATCCCTCACCCCCGCCCATCTCCCACTGCGGCGGGCGAGGGGTGTTTCAACCGTCAGATGGGAGGCTTCGCCCTCGCCTGCTTGGCCGTAAGAGGGGGCTAAGGGGTGAGGAAAGTTATTTATCCCCTATTAGAGTTAGCTCAATTGTCACTTTTAGAGTCCACAAATATAACTAGCTTTTGACCCTGTTTTAATAAATTATTAAGTATACGCCTGATGTGAGTGATAACGAAAAAATCCCTTGACAAAGCAAGACGGAAGTCCCACGATGGATGTGCTTACCAACCATCAACAGGAGTTCCGTCAATGCCCAGTATACCATTTTCTGAT
It encodes the following:
- the rpmA gene encoding 50S ribosomal protein L27, encoding MAHKKGVGSSRNGRDSKPQMRGIKRFGGELVQPGSIIVRQCGTKVRPGANVGLGRDYTIYSMIDGHVKFEDYSRTQKMVSVVPAEAEA
- the rplU gene encoding 50S ribosomal protein L21, coding for MYAIIRDRGQQYRVEPGQTLQIALTDAEDGSTIEFNEVLMVGGSDTLVGSPLISGAVVKATVGEVVKGEKIIVFRYKAKARYRRRTGHRQKYTEITINDIVVPSK